One genomic window of Lolium perenne isolate Kyuss_39 unplaced genomic scaffold, Kyuss_2.0 unplaced35, whole genome shotgun sequence includes the following:
- the LOC139834325 gene encoding small ribosomal subunit protein uS3m-like, with the protein MAVVKVHTSKGFSQSAFFDDMRAAWSLARDIRFRILGANPFTVQFQMKVADIVDQFEEGLTPGGRPSLDMRKAYDRLEWDYLRAIMLKLGFHRIWVEMVMRLVSTVSFSVLFNGDRLESFKPSRGTYPSIGRSVEDVTDPESLEAMACREGLALASDDLLLRHIRLATDCLGVVRSLREEGMGPYGHIVQEIKARGAAFQSFELVHEGRRSNTDAHNLAKSSIYANVGRHVWLLSPPEGVVYSTNFGDSALVNGSPRRKKEAALLPARKRLRHKQAQRLSRIRFLGSVTIDSIYYLGKSLYQDVNLRSYFSSIRPPTKLAFGFRLGRCIILHFPKRTFIHFFLPGRSPRLKQQKKNKKSIPVLKEKGWWSTFAFGKVGPIGIGCLHSSEGTEEERNEVRGRGAGKRVESIDREKQNEIRIWPKKMQRYGYHDRSPSRKNHFYKSLQVSGAFKRLPPQYAKVFLNDKPFPFGLFGNYLKIMKQIKKSHSDGPTSHLLKRTLPAVRPSLNYSVMQYFFNTKNKMHFNPVLVLNHFVAPGVAEPSTMGRAKGGSLDKRIRSRIAFFVESSTGDKKCLARAKKRLIHFIRQANDLRFAGTTKTKWLIPFFGAAFLFKKDGVGVYNKPFFAYARIQLLAQFRIKCRNLMGKDKIMELIDKFIDLGRIGKLIKGIEMMIEIILRKKRIPYRYNSYLNEVQKMRSFLSNRTNTNTLIESVKIKSVYQSASLIAQDISFQLRNNPISFRSIFSKIVKDIPLKMPKGVEGIRICCSGRLGGAEIARTECGKYGKTSCNVFNQKIDYAPAEVSTRNGISGVKVRISYS; encoded by the exons ATGGCGGTTGTGAAGGTGCACACGTCGAAAGGATTTAGCCAGTCGGCCTTCTTCGACGACATGCGTGCTGCATGGTCCTTGGCTCGCGACATTAGGTTCCGCATCCTCGGCGCGAACCCGTTTACGGTGCAATTCCAGATGAAGGTGGCAGACATTGTTGATCAGTTCGAAGAAGGGCTGACACCAGGGGGTAGACCTTCA TTGGATATGAGGAAGGCTTATGACCGTCTGGAGTGGGACTATCTCCGAGCTATCATGCTCAAGTTAGGCTTCCATCGTATATGGGTGGAGATGGTGATGCGCCTGGTGTCCACCGTCTCTTTCTCAGTTCTGTTCAATGGTGACCGCCTGGAAAGTTTCAAGCCATCCAGGGGCACCTACCCATCTATAGGCAGg AGTGTGGAAGACGTGACCGACCCAGAATCCCTGGAGGCCATGGCATGCAGAGAGGGGCTGGCGCTTGCCAGCGATGATCTGTTGCTGCGTCATATTAGACTGGCGACCGACTGCTTGGGGGTTGTCAGGAGCTTGAGAGAAGAAGGAATGGGACCTTATGGCCACATTGTTCAGGAGATCAAAGCGAGAGGCGCTGCGTTCCAATCCTTTGAGCTCGTCCATGAAGGAAGGAGGTCCAACACCGACGCACATAACCTTGCCAAGAGTTCCATTTATGCCAATGTTGGAAGGCATGTGTGGCTGTTATCGCCGCCTGAGGGCGTTGTGTATTCCACAAACTTTGGTGAT TCTGCGCTGGTGAATGGAAGCCCCCGCCGCAAAAAAGAAGCGGCTCTTCTTCCAGCAAGAAAACGGCTGCGCCACAAACAAGCGCAACGGCTTTCGCGCATCCGTTTCCTCGGCTCTGTCACCATTGACTCAATTTATTATTTAGGTAAATCATTGTATCAAGATGTCAATCTTAGATCTTATTTCAGTTCGATACGTCCACCTACGAAACTCGCCTTTGGCTTTCGTCTCGGTAGGTGTATTATTCTACATTTTCCCAAAAGGACATTcattcatttctttcttcccgggCGATCACCACGactaaaacaacaaaaaaaaaacaagaaatcaATACCCGTACTAAAGGAAAAGGGCTGGTGGTCGACATTTGCATTTGGGAAAGTCGGGCCGATCGGGATCGGGTGTCTTCATTCAAGCGAGGGTACAGAGGAAGAACGAAACGAAGTGAGAGGCCGGGGGGCAGGGAAAAGAGTCGAGTCGATCGACCGGGAGAAGCAAAACGAAATCCGGATTTGGCCGAAAAAGATGCAACGTTATGGATACCATGACCGATCACCATCGAGAAAGAATCATTTTTATAAATCACTTCAGGTGAGCGGGGCCTTCAAGCGTCTTCCTCCTCAATACGCCAAGGTTTTTTTAAATGACAAACCTTTCCCTTTCGGCCTTTTCggaaattatttaaaaataatgaaACAAATAAAAAAGTCCCACTCTGACGGCCCGACGAGTCATCTACTAAAAAGGACCCTCCCCGCTGTGCGCCCCTCCTTGAATTATTCGGTCATGCAATACTtttttaatactaagaataaaatgCATTTCAACCCCGTCCTAGTTCTCAATCATTTCGTGGCACCGGGTGTGGCTGAACCATCTACGATGGGGAGAGCGAAGGGAGGAAGCTTAGATAAGAGAATACGCTCTCGCATCGCTTTTTTTGTAGAAAGCTCTACCGGCGATAAAAAATGTTTGGCCCGAGCCAAAAAGAGGTTGATCCACTTCATTCGCCAAGCGAATGATCTTCGCTTCGCGGGAACAACAAAAACCAAatggctcattcctttcttcggtGCTGCCTTCCTTTTTAAAAAGGATGGGGTTGGGGTGTATAATAAACCCTTTTTTGCGTATGCCCGGATACAACTCCTAGCTCAATTTAGGATCAAATGTAGGAACCTCATGGGTAAGGATAAGATAATGGAATTGATAGATAAATTCATAGACCTAGGTAGGATAGGAAAATTGATAAAGGGAATAGAGATGATGATAGAGATCATACTGAGAAAGAAGAGAATTCCGTACAGGTACAACTCTTATTTGAACGAAGTGCAAAAAATGCGATCTTTTTTGTCTAATAGAACAAACACTAATACCTTAATTGAGTCGGTAAAGATCAAATCTGTTTATCAAAGTGCTTCTCTGATTGCTCAAGACATCTCTTTTCAACTGAGGAACAATCCAATCTCATTTCGTTCCATTTTTAGTAAAATAGTGAAGGATATTCCATTAAAAATGCCAAAAGGGGTGGAGGGGATACGTATTTGTTGTTCTGGTCGATTAGGGGGTGCGGAAATAGCTAGAACTGAATGCGGAAAGTATGGAAAAACATCTTGTAATGTATTTAACCAGAAAATCGATTATGCTCCTGCGGAAGTATCTACTCGTAACGGAATTTCAGGTGTCAAAGTGCGGATCTCATATAGTTAA